A single genomic interval of Methylocystis sp. IM3 harbors:
- a CDS encoding LysM peptidoglycan-binding domain-containing protein: protein MSPDLLSAPVSMLFAAIAGAALVALLAIARARRHPALYLTDAAAAAGLLDLFSASAFGWTLAPRELLFALYAAVFSGVSALTLSRMARDAAIGFPVRTILIRQGAMAYIFAPVGFWRPLLSLLLMGYFLFEAMGWLRGSEAPIPQTGEKDFRPPLFPPRRIRGPREFALAGLSAAFVYVFAMGVNRLPDAPPPEPPRQEEASVSDEPATAAPVEEARAPEAGQTYTAVAGETLKSIAKKLYGDPAKWRALAAANPGLRAKAKLKAGQTVNLPEPPTINR, encoded by the coding sequence ATGAGCCCGGACCTTCTGTCCGCCCCTGTTTCCATGCTGTTTGCGGCGATCGCCGGCGCGGCCCTCGTCGCGCTTCTCGCCATCGCCCGCGCGCGACGCCATCCCGCCCTTTACCTCACGGACGCCGCGGCGGCGGCGGGTCTCCTTGATCTCTTCTCGGCCAGCGCCTTTGGCTGGACCCTGGCGCCGCGCGAACTGCTGTTTGCGCTCTATGCGGCCGTCTTCTCGGGGGTCTCGGCGCTCACGCTGTCGCGCATGGCGAGAGACGCCGCCATCGGCTTCCCGGTGCGGACCATTCTGATCCGGCAAGGCGCGATGGCCTATATCTTTGCGCCTGTCGGCTTCTGGCGGCCGCTCCTTTCGCTTCTGCTGATGGGGTATTTCCTGTTCGAGGCGATGGGCTGGCTGAGGGGAAGCGAGGCGCCCATTCCGCAGACTGGGGAGAAGGACTTTCGTCCCCCGCTCTTTCCGCCCCGGCGCATCCGTGGCCCGCGCGAATTCGCCCTTGCGGGGCTCAGCGCAGCCTTTGTCTATGTGTTCGCCATGGGCGTAAACAGGCTTCCTGACGCGCCGCCGCCCGAGCCGCCGCGTCAGGAGGAGGCATCCGTCAGCGATGAGCCGGCGACGGCCGCGCCGGTCGAAGAGGCCAGGGCGCCCGAGGCGGGGCAAACCTACACGGCCGTTGCGGGCGAGACGCTCAAATCCATCGCCAAAAAACTCTACGGCGATCCCGCCAAATGGCGCGCTCTCGCCGCCGCCAATCCCGGCCTCAGGGCGAAAGCGAAGCTGAAGGCGGGGCAGACGGTCAACTTGCCGGAGCCGCCGACGA